In Pleurocapsa sp. PCC 7319, the following are encoded in one genomic region:
- a CDS encoding glycosyltransferase family 9 protein → MRILALVPGGIGDQLLFFPTLETLKNQYPQAAIDVLVEPRAKKAYRVCKNVDEVLVFDFQDQNSLADYLNLLGIVRDCEYDAVISLPTSWRIKLLLWLNGIPTRVGYQDDFALFLSNSVVRKPEQYRAEMYHDLVTGLDIKATCPPITINVPTEDINWAEAEQHRLEIKDSGYIILCDDQSVATEISNYPLKSWQQIVENIEQRQTGLSIILLQTDTNQEWVTAMISNHSNLKAIACPDVGKMAAIVAGANLILCNNSAPLQLAVAANIYSIALLTSQESKMILAQNENCVGIQSTTEKLADIKPETIVQQLWQG, encoded by the coding sequence ATGCGTATACTAGCTCTCGTTCCTGGCGGAATTGGCGATCAACTTCTCTTTTTCCCAACTCTCGAAACCCTAAAAAATCAATATCCCCAAGCTGCAATTGATGTTCTAGTAGAACCTAGAGCAAAAAAAGCTTACCGAGTCTGCAAAAATGTAGATGAAGTCCTGGTGTTTGATTTCCAAGACCAGAATAGTCTCGCTGATTATCTTAATCTTTTAGGGATTGTGCGCGATTGCGAATATGATGCTGTAATTAGTCTTCCAACTTCTTGGCGCATCAAATTATTACTGTGGCTCAATGGTATACCTACCAGGGTAGGTTATCAGGATGACTTTGCTTTATTTCTGTCTAACTCTGTTGTCCGTAAACCAGAACAATATCGAGCAGAAATGTATCACGATCTGGTAACAGGATTGGATATTAAAGCGACTTGTCCGCCCATCACTATTAATGTACCTACAGAAGACATTAATTGGGCAGAAGCAGAGCAACATCGTTTAGAAATTAAAGATAGTGGCTATATTATTCTCTGTGATGACCAATCTGTTGCAACTGAGATTAGTAATTATCCGCTCAAAAGTTGGCAACAAATCGTCGAGAATATCGAGCAACGACAAACAGGATTATCCATTATCCTGTTGCAAACAGATACCAACCAAGAATGGGTAACGGCAATGATTTCGAATCATAGCAATCTTAAAGCGATCGCTTGTCCTGATGTGGGTAAAATGGCAGCTATAGTTGCTGGAGCTAACTTAATTTTGTGTAATAATAGTGCCCCGCTGCAGTTAGCAGTAGCAGCCAATATCTACAGTATCGCTTTATTAACTTCTCAAGAGAGCAAGATGATCCTGGCACAAAATGAAAATTGTGTAGGTATTCAATCGACAACGGAAAAACTTGCTGATATTAAGCCAGAAACAATTGTGCAACAACTATGGCAAGGTTAG